In Streptomyces sp. SN-593, a single genomic region encodes these proteins:
- a CDS encoding acyl-CoA dehydrogenase family protein: MDLELSEEQAAVKALARDFADREIVPHAAAWDRAEGVDRGIVKKLGSLGFLGLTIGEEYGGSGGDHLAYCLVTEELGRGDSAVRGIVSVSLGLVAKSIAHWGSGAQKRAWLPRLTAGDAIGCFGLTEPGTGSDAANLTTRAVRDGDGYVITGSKMFITNGTWADVVLLFARTGGEGHRGVSAFLVPADAPGLTRREVHGKLGLRGQATAELVLDAVRVPADAMLGPEGKGFSVAMSALAKGRMSVAAGCVGIAQACLEAATGYAGQREQFGVPIARHQLVQEMIADIAVDVDAARLLTWRVADLIDRGRPFATESSVAKLYASEAAVRCANNALQVFGGYGYIDEYPAGKLLRDARVMTLYEGTSQIHKLLIGRALTGISAF, from the coding sequence GTGGACCTTGAGCTGTCCGAGGAACAGGCTGCCGTGAAGGCGCTGGCCAGGGACTTCGCGGATCGGGAGATCGTTCCGCACGCCGCCGCGTGGGACCGGGCGGAGGGCGTGGACCGCGGGATCGTGAAGAAGCTCGGCTCGCTCGGCTTCCTCGGCCTGACCATCGGCGAGGAGTACGGTGGCTCGGGTGGCGACCACCTCGCGTACTGCCTGGTCACCGAGGAACTGGGGCGCGGGGACTCCGCGGTGCGCGGGATCGTGTCGGTCTCGCTCGGCCTTGTCGCCAAGTCGATAGCGCACTGGGGGAGCGGGGCCCAGAAGCGGGCGTGGCTGCCGCGGCTGACGGCCGGCGACGCGATCGGCTGCTTCGGCCTCACCGAGCCCGGGACCGGGTCGGACGCCGCCAATCTCACCACCCGCGCGGTGCGCGACGGCGACGGGTACGTGATCACCGGCAGCAAGATGTTCATCACCAACGGGACCTGGGCCGACGTGGTGCTGCTCTTCGCGCGCACCGGCGGGGAGGGGCACCGGGGGGTGAGCGCGTTCCTCGTGCCGGCCGACGCCCCGGGCCTGACCCGCCGGGAGGTGCACGGCAAGCTCGGCCTGCGCGGCCAGGCCACGGCCGAGCTGGTGCTCGACGCGGTGCGGGTCCCGGCCGACGCGATGCTCGGGCCCGAGGGCAAGGGCTTCTCCGTCGCCATGTCCGCGCTCGCCAAGGGACGGATGTCGGTGGCGGCCGGGTGCGTCGGGATCGCGCAGGCGTGTCTGGAGGCGGCCACCGGCTACGCCGGGCAGCGCGAGCAGTTCGGGGTGCCGATCGCCCGGCACCAGCTCGTCCAGGAGATGATCGCCGACATCGCCGTGGACGTGGACGCCGCCCGGCTGCTCACCTGGCGCGTCGCCGACCTCATCGACCGCGGGCGGCCCTTCGCCACCGAGTCGTCGGTCGCCAAGCTCTACGCCAGCGAGGCCGCGGTGCGCTGCGCCAACAACGCGCTCCAGGTGTTCGGCGGTTACGGCTACATCGACGAGTACCCGGCGGGAAAGCTGCTGCGCGACGCGCGGGTGATGACGCTGTACGAAGGCACCAGCCAGATACACAAGCTGCTGATCGGGCGGGCGCTGACCGGAATCTCCGCGTTCTAG
- a CDS encoding TetR/AcrR family transcriptional regulator, producing the protein MTAAEAATGEAWGDITPDAARRLVIAAVEAFAERGYHATTTRDIAGRAGMSPAALYIHYKTKEELLYQISKVGHHRSLAMLEEARDAEGAPAERLAAAVRVFVRWHAEHHTTGRIVQYELGALAPEHYREIVVLRRRSEDAIRTIVKDGVTTGEFDVPDVSGTTLAVLSLCIDVARWFSPDGSRTPDEVGTLYAGLVLRMVRRID; encoded by the coding sequence ATGACGGCTGCGGAGGCGGCAACCGGCGAGGCGTGGGGTGACATCACCCCCGACGCCGCGAGGCGGCTGGTGATCGCCGCGGTCGAGGCGTTCGCGGAGCGCGGCTACCACGCCACCACCACCCGGGACATCGCCGGACGGGCCGGGATGAGCCCCGCCGCGCTCTACATCCACTACAAGACCAAGGAGGAGCTGCTCTACCAGATCAGCAAGGTCGGCCACCACCGCTCGCTGGCCATGCTGGAGGAGGCCCGCGACGCCGAGGGCGCACCGGCCGAACGCCTCGCGGCGGCGGTCCGCGTCTTCGTCCGCTGGCACGCCGAGCACCACACCACCGGCCGCATCGTGCAGTACGAACTCGGTGCCCTCGCCCCCGAGCACTACCGCGAGATCGTCGTGCTGCGCCGCCGGAGCGAGGACGCGATCCGGACGATTGTCAAGGACGGCGTGACGACCGGCGAGTTCGACGTGCCCGACGTCTCCGGCACCACGCTCGCGGTGCTGTCGCTCTGCATCGACGTGGCGCGCTGGTTCAGCCCGGACGGCAGCCGCACGCCCGACGAGGTCGGGACCCTGTACGCCGGGCTCGTGCTGCGGATGGTCCGCCGGATCGACTGA